A region from the Paraburkholderia youngii genome encodes:
- a CDS encoding SDR family NAD(P)-dependent oxidoreductase, producing the protein MSVALITGASRGIGAAIAAALGRQGYKVVVNHRNSAAQADDVVATIAAAGGEAIAIKADVTRSDDVAAMVEHVNERWGGVDVLVHNALTPYDVTSFADLSWEQLGGKLDTELHAAFLATKAVVPGMMTRRHGRLIYLSALLSRRPRNGMITLGTAKAALDQFVRYVALELAPHGITANLVAPTTVEGATSAGLISAERLKAIAASIPMGRLAHPTEVADTVVYLASEASGFTTGHYLPVSGGFGME; encoded by the coding sequence ATGTCCGTCGCGCTAATCACTGGAGCAAGCCGAGGTATCGGCGCAGCCATTGCGGCCGCCTTGGGCAGGCAAGGCTACAAGGTCGTCGTCAATCATCGCAACAGCGCGGCTCAGGCCGATGACGTGGTCGCCACGATCGCTGCGGCCGGCGGTGAAGCCATCGCGATTAAAGCCGACGTCACCCGGTCTGACGACGTCGCCGCGATGGTGGAGCACGTGAACGAGCGCTGGGGCGGAGTCGACGTCCTCGTGCACAACGCGCTGACGCCGTATGACGTGACCTCGTTCGCCGACCTGAGCTGGGAGCAGCTTGGCGGAAAGCTGGATACGGAACTGCACGCCGCCTTTCTGGCAACCAAGGCCGTGGTTCCGGGCATGATGACCCGGAGGCATGGCCGGCTCATCTATCTGAGTGCGCTGCTGTCACGTCGGCCGCGCAACGGGATGATCACGCTCGGCACCGCGAAGGCGGCTCTCGACCAGTTTGTGCGCTATGTCGCGCTTGAATTGGCGCCGCACGGCATTACCGCCAATCTCGTCGCGCCGACCACCGTCGAAGGTGCGACCTCGGCAGGCCTGATTTCCGCGGAGCGCCTGAAGGCGATCGCGGCATCGATACCGATGGGCCGGCTCGCGCATCCGACGGAAGTGGCCGATACGGTCGTCTACCTCGCAAGCGAAGCGTCGGGCTTCACCACCGGGCACTACCTTCCCGTCAGCGGCGGCTTTGGAATGGAGTAA